In Vigna unguiculata cultivar IT97K-499-35 chromosome 3, ASM411807v1, whole genome shotgun sequence, a single genomic region encodes these proteins:
- the LOC114175603 gene encoding uncharacterized protein LOC114175603 has translation MFQGMGYEGLIPRHKRSKSFPDKKRMEDDNADNHLETSDRTKLDTGYLTECGKPRKKQTPTNDVQLTLKQEILQLEKRLQDQFEVRCTLEKALGYRPKSLVTSNDKILPKPTSQLIKEIAVLELEVVYLEQYLLSLYRKAFDEQLPSVVPFTKGEKIKSSPTAPTAIFVEVSKPELLTKRGSSAVQSIHHELDATQKEYSVNEPQTLGKEYSVHQPEGKHLDSGVYRCHSSLSQCTAFTTRVSPPAADELTESLRACHSQPLSMMEYAQNVDASSRIISLAEHLGTRISDHIPNTPNRLSEDMVKCISAIYCKLADPSTTNPGLSSPSSSLSTTSGFSIGDQGDMWSPGFRNSSFDVRLDNPFHVEGLKEFSGPYSTMVEVSWIYRENQKLGDTEQLLKNFRSLICQLEDVDPGKLKHEEKLAFWINIHNALVMHAFLAYGIPQNNVKRVLLLLKAAYNVGGHTVSADTIQKAILGCQMPRPGQWLRLFFSPRTKFKAGDGRQAFGIEHPEPLLHFALCSGNHSDPAVRVYTPKRVVQELEAAKEEYIRATFGVRKDQKILLPKLVESFCKDSSLCSAGTLEMIQKSLPESLRKSVKKYCLAKSKKSIEWIPHNFTFRYLIPKELVK, from the exons ATGTTTCAGG GCATGGGGTATGAAGGGTTGATTCCAAGACACAAGCGTTCAAAGAG CTTTCCTGATAAGAAAAGAATGGAGGATGATAATGCAGATAACCACCTCGAGACCTCAGATCGAACAAAGCTG GATACAGGGTACCTCACGGAATGCGGTAAGCCAAGGAAAAAACAAACCCCTACAAATGATGTTCAACTTACACTGAAGCAAGAG ATTTTACAATTAGAGAAAAGACTACAAGATCAATTTGAGGTCAGATGCACGTTAGAAAAGGCTCTTGGATACAGACCTAAATCTCTTGTTACATCAAATGACAAGATACTGCCCAAG CCAACGTCCCAATTAATTAAAGAGATTGCGGTGTTAGAGTTAGAAGTTGTGTATTTGGAACAATATCTTCTCTCCTTGTATCGTAAAGCATTTGATGAACAATTACCCTCTGTAGTTCCATTCACCAAGGGGGAAAAAATAAAGTCTTCTCCAACTGCACCTACAGCAATATTCGTTGAAGTATCTAAGCCTGAGCTCTTAACCAAAAGAGGAAGCTCTGCGGTACAATCAATTCATCATGAGCTTGATGCTACGCAAAAGGAATATAGTGTAAATGAACCTCAGACTTTAGGGAAAGAATACAGTGTACATCAACCAGAAGGAAAACATTTAGACTCAGGCGTATATCGTTGCCACTCCTCGTTATCACAGTGTACAGCATTTACAACGAGAGTATCACCTCCTGCAGCAGATGAATTAACTGAATCTCTGCGTGCTTGTCATTCCCAACCACTGTCCATGATGGAG TATGCCCAAAATGTTGATGCTTCATCAAGAATAATCAGTTTGGCAGAGCATCTTGGCACTCGAATATCTGATCATATTCCAAATACACCTAATAGGCTTTCTGAGGATATGGTCAAATGCATATCAGCTATATATTGCAAACTCGCAGATCCATCTACGACAAATCCTGGTCTTTCATCTCCCAGTTCATCCTTGTCTACAACTAGTGGCTTTTCTATTGGAGATCAAGGAGACATGTGGAGTCCAGGGTTCAGGAATTCCTCCTTTGATGTGAGGTTAGACAATCCTTTCCATGTGGAAGGACTCAAGGAGTTTAGTGGGCCATACAGCACCATGGTTGAGGTATCATGGATTTACCGAGAGAATCAGAAATTGGGTGATACTGAGCAGTTGCTCAAGAATTTCAG ATCACTCATCTGTCAACTAGAAGATGTAGATCCTGGGAAGTTAAAACATGAGGAGAAATTAGCTTTCTGGATCAACATACACAATGCTTTGGTGATGCAT GCATTTTTGGCTTATGGAATTCCGCAAAACAACGTGAAAAGAGTCCTCCTTCTGTTGAAG GCTGCATATAATGTTGGTGGTCATACAGTCAGTGCAGACACAATACAGAAAGCTATACTCGGGTGCCAGATGCCTCGCCCCGGACAG TGGCTACGCTTGTTCTTTTCTCCAAGGACAAAATTCAAAGCTGGAGATGGACGACAAGCATTTGGTATTGAGCATCCTGAGCCTCTTCTACACTTCGCTCTCTGTTCAGGAAACCATTCTGATCCAGCG GTACGTGTATATACACCCAAGAGAGTAGTTCAAGAACTAGAAGCTGCAAAGGAAGAATACATTCGAGCCACCTTTGGGGTACGTAAGGATCAGAAAATACTCTTACCTAAGCTTGTGGAGTCATTTTGTAAAGACTCGAGTTTATGCTCTGCTGGTACCCTGGAGATGATCCAAAAGTCTCTACCTGAATCTCTAAGAAagagtgttaaaaaatattGCCTTGCAAAATCTAAGAAGAGCATAGAGTGGATTCCACACAACTTCACTTTTCGATATCTCATACCCAAGGAGCTGGTAAAATAA